The following proteins are encoded in a genomic region of Dioscorea cayenensis subsp. rotundata cultivar TDr96_F1 chromosome 8, TDr96_F1_v2_PseudoChromosome.rev07_lg8_w22 25.fasta, whole genome shotgun sequence:
- the LOC120266896 gene encoding LOW QUALITY PROTEIN: cellulose synthase A catalytic subunit 9 [UDP-forming]-like (The sequence of the model RefSeq protein was modified relative to this genomic sequence to represent the inferred CDS: deleted 2 bases in 1 codon): MEASAGLVAGSHNRNELVLIRGHEEPKPIRALNGQVCEICGDEVGMTVDGDLFVACDECGFPVCRPCYEYERREGTQMCPQCKTRYKRLKGSPRVEGDEDEEDIDDIEHEFKIEDEEQNKREHHQQQQLQNRHITEAMLYGKMSYGRGPENGDSSPPQFPPIITARSRPVSGELPLMSNGHNYGDFSSTLHKRVHPYPVSEPEVGSARWDEKKEMGWRDRMDEWKSKQGLLGGDPDDMDPDMPIMDEARQPLSRKVPIASSKINPYRMIIIIRLVVLGFFLRYRILNPVPDAIGLWLTSIICEIWFAVSWILDQFPKWFPIDRETYLDRLSLRYEREGEPSMLAPVDLFVSTVDPLKEPPLVTANTVLSILAVDYPVDKVSCYVSDDGASMLTFEALAETSEFARKWVPFCKKFSIEPRAPEMYFSLKVDYLKDKVQPTFVKERRAMKREYEEFKVRINALVAKATKVPPEGWIMQDGTPWPGNNTRDHPGMIQVFLGHSGGHDSEGNELPRLVYVSREKRPGFQHHKKAGAMNALIRVSAVLTNAPFMLNLDCDHYINNSKAIREAMCFLMDPQVGKKVCYVQFPQRFDGIDKNDRYANRNTVFFDINMKGLDGIQGPVYVGTGCVFRRQALYGYNPPKGPKRPKMVTCDCCPCFGSRKKHTKHGDGQFTAEPAMEDDDKEMLMSQMNFEKRFGQSAAFVTSTLMEEGGVPPSSSPAALLKEAIHVISCGYEDKTEWGLELGWIYGSITEDILTGFKMHCRGWRSIYCMPKRPAFKGSAPINLSDRLNQVLRWALGSVEIFFSRHSPVWYGYKKGHLKWLERFAYVNTTIYPFTSLPLLAYCTLPAVCLLTGKFIMPTISTFASLFFIGLFISIFATGILELRWSGVSIEEWWRNEQFWVIGGVSAHLFAVIQGLLKVLAGIDTNFTVTSKASDDEDFGELYAFKWTTLLIPPTTLLVINLVGVVAGVSDAINNGYQSWGPLFGKLFFAFWVIVHLYPFLKGLMGRQNRTPTIVVIWSVLLASIFSLLWVRIDPFVLKSKGPDVKQCGINC, from the exons ATGGAAGCCAGTGCTGGCTTGGTTGCTGGCTCTCATAATCGGAATGAGCTCGTTCTCATCCGTGGCCATGAAGAG CCGAAACCGATAAGGGCATTGAATGGGCAAGTGTGTGAGATATGCGGGGACGAAGTCGGTATGACAGTGGATGGAGATCTTTTTGTAGCTTGTGATGAGTGCGGCTTCCCGGTGTGCCGGCCTTGCTATGAGTATGAGAGAAGGGAAGGGACACAAATGTGTCCCCAGTGCAAGACTAGATATAAACGTCTTAAAG GGAGTCCGAGAGTGGAAggcgatgaagatgaagaagacaTTGATGATATCGAGCATGAGTTCAAGATCGAAGATGAAGAGCAAAACAAAAGAGAACATCATCAGCAACAGCAGCTGCAAAACAGGCATATCACAGAGGCAATGCTGTATGGAAAAATGAGTTATGGTAGGGGTCCTGAAAATGGTGACAGTAGTCCACCTCAATTTCCTCCAATTATAACTGCAAGATCTAGACCT GTGAGTGGAGAACTTCCACTGATGTCCAATGGCCATAACTATGGAGATTTCTCATCAACACTTCATAAGCGTGTTCATCCTTATCCAGTGTCTGAACCTGAAGTTG GGAGTGCAAGGTGGGATGAGAAGAAGGAAATGGGGTGGAGGGATAGGATGGATGAGTGgaaatccaaacaaggccttctTGGTGGTGATCCTGATGATATGGATCCTGATATGCCTAT AATGGATGAAGCTAGGCAACCATTATCAAGAAAGGTTCCTATTGCCTCAAGCAAGATCAATCCTTACCgaatgatcatcatcatccgACTAGTAGTCCTCGGCTTTTTCCTTCGATATCGGATTCTCAACCCAGTTCCTGACGCTATAGGCCTATGGCTCACCTCAATCATATGCGAGATTTGGTTTGCTGTTTCATGGATACTTGATCAGTTCCCCAAATGGTTTCCCATCGATCGTGAGACTTACCTCGATCGCCTTTCTCTAAG atatGAGAGGGAAGGAGAGCCTTCAATGTTAGCACCAGTGGACCTATTTGTGAGTACAGTGGACCCATTGAAGGAGCCACCTCTAGTCACGGCAAACACAGTGTTATCAATCTTAGCAGTGGATTACCCTGTTGACAAAGTATCATGCTATGTATCTGATGATGGTGCTTCAATGCTTACATTTGAAGCTCTAGCAGAAACATCAGAATTTGCAAGGAAATGGGTACCATTTTGTAAGAAATTCAGCATTGAGCCTAGAGCTCCGGAGATGTATTTCTCACTCAAGGTAGATTATCTCAAAGATAAAGTTCAGCCGACTTTTGTTAAAGAACGCCGCGCAATGAAG AGAGAATACGAAGAGTTCAAAGTGAGGATCAATGCGTTGGTGGCCAAGGCCACGAAAGTGCCTCCAGAAGGGTGGATCATGCAGGATGGGACTCCATGGCCGGGGAACAACACCCGGGATCACCCCGGCATGATCCAAGTTTTTTTGGGCCATAGCGGAGGGCATGACAGTGAAGGCAATGAGCTTCCCCGTCTCGTATATGTATCTCGTGAGAAGAGGCCCGGGTTTCAGCACCACAAGAAGGCCGGCGCTATGAATGCTCTG ATTCGGGTTTCTGCTGTGCTTACTAATGCACCATTCATGCTCAACTTGGATTGTGATCACTATATCAACAACAGCAAAGCTATCAGAGAAGCAATGTGCTTCTTAATGGATCCACAAGTTGGTAAGAAGGTGTGCTATGTTCAGTTCCCTCAGAGGTTTGATGGCATTGACAAAAATGATCGATACGCCAACCGGAATACTGTCTTCTTTGAT ATTAACATGAAGGGACTAGATGGAATTCAAGGCCCAGTGTATGTCGGTACCGGATGTGTATTTAGACGACAAGCTTTATATGGCTACAACCCTCCCAAGGGACCGAAACGCCCAAAAATGGTGACTTGTGACTGCTGCCCTTGCTTCGGCAGCCGCAAGAAGCATACTAAGCATGGGGATGGCCAATTCACAGCCGAACCAG CAATGGAAGACGACGATAAGGAAATGCTGATGTCTCAGATGAACTTTGAGAAAAGATTCGGGCAGTCGGCCGCATTCGTTACATCGACTCTAATGGAGGAAGGAGGAGTTCCTCCTTCTTCAAGCCCTGCAGCCCTGCTCAAAGAAGCCATACATGTCATCAGCTGTGGCTACGAAGACAAGACTGAATGGGGATTGGaa TTGGGTTGGATCTATGGTTCAATCACAGAGGACATTCTCACTGGCTTCAAGATGCATTGCAGAGGGTGGAGGTCTATATATTGCATGCCGAAGAGACCTGCATTCAAGGGATCAGCACCAATCAATCTCTCCGATCGGCTTAACCAGGTTCTTCGATGGGCTCTCGGTTCGGTCGAGATC TTTTTCAGTAGACACAGTCCAGTGTGGTATGGTTACAAAAAAGGCCATCTCAAATGGCTTGAGAGGTTCGCCTATGTCAACACCACCATCTACCCTTTTACCTCACTTCCTCTCCTTGCCTACTGCACCCTCCCTGCCGTGTGTTTGCTCACCGGAAAATTTATCATGCCAACG ATTAGTACATTTGCAAGTCTGTTCTTCATTGGCCTCTTTATCTCAATATTTGCCACCGGAATTTTAGAACTCCGGTGGAGCGGAGTGAGCATCGAAGAATGGTGGAGGAATGAACAATTCTGGGTCATCGGTGGTGTTTCCGCCCACCTCTTCGCTGTCATTCAAGGCCTCCTCAAAGTCTTAGCAGGCATTGATACCAACTTCACTGTTACATCCAAGGCTTCGGATGACGAAGATTTCGGTGAGCTATATGCATTCAAATGGACAACTCTACTGATCCCTCCTACCACCTTACTAGTTATAAACCTTGTCGGAGTTGTTGCCGGAGTATCTGATGCAATTAACAATGGATATCAATCTTGGGGGCCATTGTTTGGGAAACTCTTCTTTGCATTTTGGGTGATTGTTCATCTGTATCCATTCCTCAAAGGGTTGATGGGAAGGCAGAACAGGACTCCAACCATTGTTGTCATTTGGTCTGTGCTTCTTGCGTCCATTTTCTCACTGCTTTGGGTCAGGATTGATCCATTTGTGCTCAAATCCAAAGGACCTGATGTGAAGCAATGTGGCATTAATTGCTGA
- the LOC120266898 gene encoding pentatricopeptide repeat-containing protein At2g03380, mitochondrial, with amino-acid sequence MESIWLYKGVGRHVVLQDNVLLSMLLKACAKLPDLRLGKIVHCDIIKFGSPDCFVINGLINLYVKCGKMNCSRRLFDGLQQRNVVSWTNIISGLIQNDSSEEGLALFNQMRQENVRPSEYTVVSLLTGASRLGALHQGKWIHGCIVKNGICMNSFVGTGLLDMYVKCGEVIDARSVFDELCDVDLVSWTAMVVGYTQKGYPIDALELFADKKWAAIVPNSVTIASALSASAQLRYLFFGKLIHALGLKLGFEEYDVMKNALVDMYAKCSEMLEAKFVFESVLKKNVVTWNAMMAGYAQNNFGYECLVLFQQMQTADCSPDAITVVSVLSASACLGALQYGCSLHVYAMKHAFLSNVYVSTALLNFYNKCGEANSARLVFNEMNEKNTVTWCAMMGGHGVHGDSADSIALFGKMLEEELHPNHVTFTNILSACGHTGMVTEGQKYFDIMSRDHGITPSMKHYACMVDMLARAGQLEDALKFIERMPIKPGVNIWGAFLHGCRIHSRLDLGKMAAQRVIELHPETADYYALVSNFYALMGMWTEADNVRTLMKSRRLNKSPGLSLVFL; translated from the coding sequence ATGGAATCTATCTGGTTGTATAAGGGTGTCGGCCGGCATGTTGTATTGCAAGACAATGTTTTGCTTTCTATGCTGCTGAAGGCTTGTGCCAAGTTGCCTGATTTGAGGCTGGGAAAGATTGTACATTGTGATATTATCAAGTTTGGAAGTCCTGATTGTTTTGTGATCAATGGGCTTATCAATTTATATGTGAAATGTGGGAAGATGAACTGCAGTCGAAGACTGTTTGATGGATTGCAACAGAGAAATGTTGTTTCTTGGACTAATATTATTTCTGGTTTAATTCAGAATGATTCCTCAGAAGAAGGATTAGCGCTTTTTAATCAAATGAGACAAGAAAATGTTAGGCCTAGTGAATACACAGTAGTCAGCTTGCTCACTGGGGCTTCGAGGCTTGGTGCATTGCATCAAGGCAAATGGATCCATGGTTGCATTGTAAAGAATGGGATTTGCATGAATTCTTTTGTAGGCACTGGATTACTTGACATGTATGTCAAGTGTGGAGAAGTTATCGATGCCCGTTCTGTCTTTGATGAGCTATGTGATGTGGATTTGGTCTCATGGACTGCTATGGTTGTTGGGTACACTCAAAAGGGGTACCCCATTGATGCGTTGGAGTTATTTGCCGACAAAAAGTGGGCAGCCATTGTTCCAAATTCAGTCACCATTGCCAGTGCTCTGTCTGCTTCTGCGCAACTGAGATATTTGTTCTTTGGAAAATTAATTCATGCGCTTGGGCTTAAACTTGGATTTGAAGAATACGATGTGATGAAGAATGCTCTGGTTGATATGTATGCAAAATGTAGTGAAATGTTGGAGGCTAAATTTGTGTTTGAAAGTGTATTGAAGAAGAATGTGGTTACATGGAATGCGATGATGGCAGGATATGCTCAAAATAACTTCGGATATGAATGTCTTGTACTCTTCCAGCAGATGCAGACTGCTGACTGCTCACCGGATGCCATAACTGTCGTGAGTGTTCTCTCTGCCTCTGCTTGTCTAGGAGCTCTTCAATATGGCTGTTCTTTGCATGTCTATGCCATGAAACATGCATTCCTATCCAATGTCTATGTGAGTACTGCTCTTCTAAACTTTTACAACAAATGCGGTGAAGCAAATTCAGCTCGGTTGGTCTTCAACGAGATGAATGAAAAGAACACAGTGACATGGTGCGCGATGATGGGTGGGCATGGAGTGCATGGTGATTCTGCTGATTCAATTGCCTTGTTTGGTAAAATGCTGGAAGAAGAACTGCATCCGAATCATGTCACTTTCACTAACATTTTATCTGCTTGTGGACATACCGGAATGGTCACTGAAGGGCAGAAGTATTTCGATATCATGTCACGCGACCATGGCATAACTCCCTCGATGAAACACTATGCATGCATGGTTGATATGCTAGCTAGGGCTGGACAGCTTGAGGATGCATTGAAATTCATCGAAAGGATGCCGATAAAGCCGGGGGTTAATATTTGGGGAGCTTTCCTCCATGGTTGCAGGATACATTCAAGGTTGGACCTTGGCAAAATGGCGGCACAACGGGTGATTGAATTGCATCCAGAAACTGCAGATTACTATGCTCTGGTGTCGAATTTTTATGCTTTAATGGGTATGTGGACAGAAGCTGATAATGTGAGGACATTGATGAAAAGTAGAAGATTGAACAAGTCACCTGGACTGAGTCTAGTGTTCCTTTAG
- the LOC120266897 gene encoding AUGMIN subunit 8-like: protein MDVRSLVLEGSVVEQKEDPPRPPLVPSEKNNAVTAARKPRLREISSRYKSAASSTTTAPRRCPSPSAGRTSPTPGAALPKRSQSAERRRPSTPTSRYSAPSSPTSRPSTPSTPSSRSTTPVRDSGVDLQSATRRLLGGRAHDGLWPSMRSLTASFQSESISVPVIRKERPFRDPSPDRSLKSSINVGSERKRTPLRGRNTSDQSENSRPVDNSHSRVVEQHRWPGISGGKMSVLSLSRSMDLTDKVNRSASLVSTRGVSPRRTAVSDSSGRGHQESMSEVGRRVLSNGSRKLERDVGVGVNVPLAPSERSASVTHPSRTLSSPLPGLRRPSSPSKTLLMPSSTTRGMQSPSRSRPSTPLTSSSSAAGRIGASSSVLNYTVDMRRGKKNASQIEDAHQLRLLYNRNLQWLFVNALSDAISVIQKMAAEDTLYTVWSRISELDGSVISKKINLQYLKEEMKLNMVLKEQMAYLEDWATLEKEHSSSLSAATEALKASTLRLPVTGGARVDACAVKNAISSAVDVMQAMGSSVCCLLSKVEGMNHLASELSDTAAKERAMLDECRDLLSSTAAIQVQESSLRTHLIQLRQDFYKMK, encoded by the exons ATGGATGTGAGAAGCTTAGTTCTTGAAGGATCTGTGGTGGAGCAGAAGGAAGATCCTCCTCGGCCGCCATTGGTACCATCTGAGAAGAACAATGCCGTCACAGCTGCTCGCAAGCCCCGCTTGCGGGAGATTTCATCAAGGTACAAGTCTGCAGCTTCATCAACCACAACTGCCCCGCGAAGATGTCCTTCCCCCAGTGCTGGACGGACATCCCCCACTCCAGGGGCAGCTCTTCCTAAGCGCTCCCAATCCGCTGAGAGACGACGCCCTTCCACTCCTACATCAAGGTATTCTGCACCTTCGTCCCCAACCTCCAGGCCATCCACACCGTCTACTCCATCCTCAAGGTCTACAACACCTGTACGTGATTCAGGAGTGGACTTGCAAAGTGCTACCCGGAGATTACTAGGTGGTAGAGCACATGATGGATTGTGGCCTTCAATGCGGAGCCTAACTGCATCATTTCAATCTGAATCTATTTCTGTCCCTGTTATTCGGAAGGAAAGGCCATTTAGAGATCCATCTCCTGATCGTTCATTGAAGTCTTCTATCAATGTTGGTTCTGAGAGGAAGAGAACTCCTCTAAGGGGGAGGAACACCTCTGACCAGTCAGAAAATTCTAGGCCAGTTGATAATTCGCATTCAAGGGTGGTGGAGCAACATCGTTGGCCTGGTATCAGTGGCGGGAAAATGTCTGTTCTTTCCTTGTCAAGAAGCATGGATCTGACTGACAAGGTTAACAGATCTGCCTCATTAGTTTCTACACGAGGAGTTTCACCAAGAAGAACAGCAGTATCTGATAGTTCAGGAAGAGGGCATCAAGAATCAATGAGCGAAGTCGGAAGGCGAGTGCTTTCCAATGGGAGCAGAAAGTTAGAACGTGATGTAGGTGTTGGTGTAAATGTTCCTTTAGCTCCTTCAGAGCGTTCTGCATCAGTTACACACCCAAGTAGAACTCTTTCTTCTCCCCTTCCTGGTTTACGTCGCCCTTCATCACCCAGTAAGACCTTACTCATGCCATCTTCAACCACCAGGGGTATGCAAAGCCCATCTCGATCTCGACCATCAACTCCTCTCACTTCCTCCAGCTCTGCCGCTGGTCGAATTGGTGCTTCCTCTTCTGTTCTCAACTATACTGTTGATATGAGGAGAGGAAAGAAGAATGCAAGCCAGATAGAAGATGCCCATCAGCTGAGGTTGCTTTACAATAGGAACTTGCAGTGGCTCTTTGTCAATGCACTATCAGATGCTATATCAGTCATACAGAAAATGGCAGCAGAG GATACTCTTTACACTGTGTGGAGTAGAATCTCAGAATTGGATGGCTCTGTCATATCAAAAAAGATTAATTTGCAATATCTGAAAGAAGAGATGAAACTGAATATGGTCCTAAAAGAACAA ATGGCATACCTTGAAGATTGGGCTACACTGGAAAAAGAACATTCTAGTTCATTATCAGCTGCAACTGAAGCTCTTAAAGCCAGCACTCTCCGTCTTCCGGTTACTGGTGGTGCGAGG gtagatgcttgtgctgtcaAGAACGCAATTAGTTCTGCAGTTGATGTTATGCAGGCCATGGGTTCTTCTGTTTGTTGTTTGCTATCCAAg GTGGAGGGCATGAACCATCTGGCTTCTGAACTTTCTGATACTGCAGCTAAGGAGAGAGCCATGCTCGATGAGTGTAGAGATCTGCTATCTTCAACAGCAGCAATTCag GTGCAGGAGTCCAGCCTAAGAACTCATCTAATCCAGTTGAGGCAGGATTTCTACAAGATGAAATAG